The following is a genomic window from Meriones unguiculatus strain TT.TT164.6M chromosome 7, Bangor_MerUng_6.1, whole genome shotgun sequence.
AAGCCAGGCTGCGCCCGAGCCAGTCCATCACAGACCTTGTTCATGTCTGTCTTGGTCAGGACGCCTTTGTGAAGATTGTGAGACATGAGGGCACCAGGACCCTGTGGAGCGGCCTCCCAGCCACCTTGTGAGTACCCCAGCCTTGGGATGCTTTCTTCTCATGACCCCCGTTGGCAGGGTGGGAAAGGGGTTGCTTGAAGGGTTTGGGAGCtcttaagtgattttttttctggcctctttTCCTATCCCAGGGTGATGACTGTACCAGCTACCGCCGTCTACTTCACAGCCTATGACCAACTCAAGGCCTTCCTGTGTGGTCAGtcgttgacctctgacctctatgcACCCATGGTGGCTGGTGCCCTCGCCCGCAGTGAGTACCCACTGGCCCTTGCCTCTGTGTCatccccctctcccccacctgGGTCCCAGTCCCAGGGAATATGCCAAACCCTCAGATCCTGAGGCAAGAGCTGGGTTCGAATGCATAGCATCTCTGGCCTGACCTCCTTTCCCTATCGAACCAACCCTCCTCCTACCCAGTGGGCACCGTGACAGTGATCAGCCCCTTGGAGCTTGTACGGACCAAGCTGCAGGCTCAGCACGTGTCATACCGGGAACTAGCTACCTGTGTTCAGGCTGCGGTGGCTCAGGGAGGCTGGCGCTCACTGTGGCTGGGCTGGGGTCCCACAGCCCTCCGAGACGTGCCCTTCTCAGGTAGGCGCTCAGGTTCAGGGCGAGGGTAAAGAGCTCTTAGATAACGTTCAAGGGAGTCCCTCCTTCGTCACTGATGGCTGCAAAGTCACATCacttctctgagccttgggtTTCCTCATTGTGTAAGGGTGGGCCCAGCAGGGACGGGGTTTGCCTAGGTTTTCCCGGAGTAAGTCCTAAAGAGGACCCGGTACGGAGCGGGCGAACCTGCACCTGGGATGGCTATGGGAGACGAGGAGTCTGGAGCCTGGCTCCCTCACTTACTGAGCGCCTCTTATTTCCCAAGCTCTGTACTGGTTCAACTACGAGCTGGTGAGGAGCTGGCTGAATGGGCTAAGACCAAAAGACCAGACATCTGTGGGGGTCAGCTTTGTAGCCGGTGGCATCTCAGGAATGGTGAGTTCACTGCATTGGGGGGTGAGGCCACCAGAGGTGTCTACAGCATCCCGAGTGAGGGTCAGGAGAGACGTCCAGAAGGTCCCCACCCCGCAGTGCCTGCCCGGGAGCTTGCTTGCCTTTCGGCCACCCTTGAGATCTGGGTCTGGGAATGGAGCTGGGCCCTCTCCTCACCCGACCAGGTGGCTGCCACCCTTACTCTACCCTTTGATGTGGTGAAGACACAGCGACAGATGGCACTGGGGGCCTTGGAGGCTATGAGAGGTGAGAGGGGGCTAGTGAAGGTGGAGGGCAGGCAGGGGCGCAAACCGGGGCCTACTGAGCCGGGCCTTAAATCTGCAGTGAAGCCCCCAAGAGTTGACTCCACCTGGCTCCTGCTTCGGAGAATCCAGGCCGAATCTGGCACCAGGGGACTCTTTGCAGGTGGGTGTTTGTCTGAGCACACGCAGCCTGTCCATCcgtgttgtgtgtgtgaggggacCTGGACCCCTCACCGTGGTCTGTCTTCCCATCTCAGGCTTCCTCCCAAGGATCATCAAGGCTGCGCCTTCGTGTGCCATCATGATCAGCACTTATGAGTTTGGCAAAAGCTTCTTCCAGAGGCTCAACCAGGAACAGCCTCTGGGCCGCTGAAAGGCTGAGTGAGCCAAGTGCCTTCCCAGCCctgtccaggctgtcctcacCCTCCTGCTGTTCCCCTTCCCAGGATCACCACTCGCCCACCTCCAAGTTCAAGACCAAATCTGACGATTGCCCCTCCTTTGTATCCCCCTTTATGTTTGTTGTGGCTTGGCCCTGACAAATCGAGATCTTGGGCCAGGCCGTGTTCTCGGCCCTGTTCGTTCCCTGTCTAAAGATGACATTCTGTGCACTGCTGTGACCGCGGTGTCTCGGGGTATGTGTGTACACGTAAGGGTCCCCAGTTAGACACAGTGACCCACACTTGTAAGTtcgtacttgggaggctgaggcaggaagagttaCCGCAaataccaggccagccaggattacCTAACaagattctgtctttaaaaaaacaaaaaaaatcctgcaaaccccaggcatggtggcacacacctctaatcccagccctggCCAGTTGATGACAAGCAAATCTCTGAATCTGAAGCCTGCCTGGtctgcagtgagttccaggccagccagaggccCTGTCTTAAAAGCTATCCACTTTAGGGGGCCCCAGTCAGGTAAGGATGGGGGTGAAAGGTTGCCCATGTGGTAGTAAGGCCCTTTCATGCTGTGCCCACTGTATTGGAGAGAGAGCAAGGAGCCATCACCCAAAGGGCATGCCAGGGTGGGGGGGGCAGTGCTGCCTACTTGCCAGTTGTGGCACGAAGGTTGGGCTACAGTTTGAGTCACAGTGGAGTTGGGTGGGCCTGCAGTGGGCAAATGTCCACCAGGCACACCCTCAAAGGGCTCTGCTAGGGACAGAGAGAGTGTTGGAGGAGTCAGATCTGGAAGGCACCTGCAGATGCACCAAAGccttcacacacaggcacacacacgtcCTAAATTGTGGCCCCGTGCACTCCCACAGGGAGCATTGCTAGTTCTGGCGTTATGACCCTGTTATGGAGCCCTGCCCCACTCGCCAATAGATGAAACCACCTCAGTCCTCCGGCTTTTATTTGCCTAATCTCTCCCCACACAGGTACCAAGGATGGGTGACTTCAGAGGGTACACAGGTTAGACCAGAGGCAGGGCAGCAGGAATGCCAGGGCTGGACCACCTGCTCGTGAGGCAGGTGCAGATGAGCAAAGGGAACCCGGCTGGTTTCAGAACCACCAGGGGAGAGGCCTCCCCAGGGGCCTGATAACCGGCGGCCTGGGTGCCCCTTCCCCCTGGCCCCACCACTTCCCAGCGCAGCTCCTGCCGCCTTGGCAGGAAGCTGAAGTAGGAAAGAGGCTTGGGTTGTCTCTAGAGACCCGAGGCGAGGTGGTCGGCATTCTTGAAGGGTTGCCTGGTTTGGGGGGCTCAAAGGTGGCAGTAGTCCATGCCCCCTGGCAGGTGGGGCTGGCATCGCCCATGCCGCTCATCAGCTGGGGCTAAGCACTGGGCTGCCATCGGGGCTGTCGCTCACCAGGCATTCGTTGGATTTGAAGCTCGCCAGGGACTTGCAGCTGGGGATGGAGGCCAGAGAGCCGCAGAGGCCCAGCATGGAGGGCGTGGGGTCCTTCCCTGAGGAGAGAGGGCGGGTGAGGCTGGTGACCAGGCTGCGTGTATGTGGGGAAGAGGTCTTCATGGATGGACAGCAAAGGGGGCAATTCTTGGGTCACCCCCCAAGAGACTCCTGGCCTCTTCTGGAGCATCTGCCAAATTACACAGGACTTGGCAATCATCAGTTATGTCTCTGTCTCCCCTAAGAGGTTCAGCCTCTGTCCGTTTATTAAGCACACAGCGAGCATTTTCACACTCTGGGGGTACAGAGGATGGACAAGACACGGTCCCTGCCCTCTCGGAGCTCACAGTCTGGtaggggagacacacacacacagtcacaaacAGTGTGGTGGGTTACATGTCCAAAGcctgccctgtctcaaaaattgagTTCTCTGATACAGcagttatatatctatatgttaaaaaagaaaaggttcagGCATGAGGGAAactaggaaggctgaggcaggggaggagggctgcACAAAATGCATGCATTGAAGTCTTGGGCATTCACTCGGAAGGAGCCACTAATTTGGTTCTGAGCTTCCTGGCAGccaaagaaaaggggaaacatGGGTCAGGCAGGCAGTTCACAGTGTGTATGTGCCAGACAGCAAGCTAGGCTGAGGATTCCCCGGAGGACGAGCCCTTGCGAACGTCACGATACTAAAAAGCCATTGAGCCCTTTTCATACATACATGGACGCTGGAGGCTCTTTTTGCCATTATCCCTACTTTACAGATGGGAATGGGGGTCAGCCAGGTGAAGAGACCAACCAAGGTCAGGGGTAGAGGAGGTGCAGGCTGACCTGGCACTTGCTCTCTTTTTTCTGAAACCCCAAACCAAGCTCCTTATTGGTGCTGTATATTGAGGGAGGGCTGAGAGCAGGCCCCAGCCCTTTTTCTGAAGTATACCAAGTGCCaaggtgggtgtgggtgtgggggggtgCTCACCGATAGGGCCCCAGGGTTCCTCGTccctcttgccctctcccagGCGCTGGGAGTctgagctcaggctggcctctgcagacaGCGGCTCGGTGCTCATGAAGCTGTGTCTAGGGCAGGAGAGAGCAGCGTGGGGACAGTGGCCCACAGCTCCAGGCCCTGCTCCCCGGGGCAGGGTTGGGAGCAGCCACTTGGGTTGGGGCTTACCTCCGATACAGCTTGGAGTTGCTGGCACCCTCAGCTCTGTTGAGTGTGCTCAGCGAGGGCCACTGGTTGACCAGGGGTGTGGTGAGCTCCTTGGAACCCTGGGCCAGGGGGCCATGGTCACCGGGGATCAGACCTGtcctgggagggggagggggatcaGGCCTGGCTGGGAGAGGGAAGCAAGACTCAGCAAAGGTGGGGGCCAGGGCTTAGAAAGGAAACCTGAGTAGCAGAAACGGGGATAGGGGatgctgcgggggggggggggatatggTGGCTCGTATCTGAAATTACAGCACTTAGCAGGTTGAAGCAAGAGAATGGCAAGCCTGAGACCTGTTCCTGTTTGTAAAGAGCGGCAGAGGGATGGCCAGGGCTAGCGCACCCACGATGGAGTGTCTAGGAGTCAGTTGGAATGATGTAGGGAGGAGAGTGAAAAGGACGGGTTCTCTTGAAGGGGTGGGATTTGGGCCAGCTGGGTCAGGTTTAGGGAAGAAATGTTTTAGGTTGGGGGGATGGCGGGGGGGATGGCAGGGGCATGGCAGGGGGACGGCAATCAGAGGCCCAAATAACGGGGACGGCACAATGGGTGTGGGTGATGCGGTCCCTGTAGCAACAATTAGCATCTAGCTGATGGGTCCTGGAGGCTGCGGGGGTCGTCAATGTTGTGGGGGTAACCACGGGACCTTGAGAGAGGGATGGGGCG
Proteins encoded in this region:
- the Slc25a39 gene encoding probable mitochondrial glutathione transporter SLC25A39 isoform X1 is translated as MDNQDPGGISPLQQMVASGAGAVVTSLFMTPLDVVKVRLQSQRPSVAGELTPLSRFWSLSYTKSPSTLQAPGKCLLYCNGVLEPLYLCPNGTRCASWFQDPTRFTGTLDAFVKIVRHEGTRTLWSGLPATLVMTVPATAVYFTAYDQLKAFLCGQSLTSDLYAPMVAGALARMGTVTVISPLELVRTKLQAQHVSYRELATCVQAAVAQGGWRSLWLGWGPTALRDVPFSALYWFNYELVRSWLNGLRPKDQTSVGVSFVAGGISGMVAATLTLPFDVVKTQRQMALGALEAMRVKPPRVDSTWLLLRRIQAESGTRGLFAGFLPRIIKAAPSCAIMISTYEFGKSFFQRLNQEQPLGR
- the Slc25a39 gene encoding probable mitochondrial glutathione transporter SLC25A39 isoform X2; translation: MDNQDPGGISPLQQMVASGAGAVVTSLFMTPLDVVKVRLQSQRPSVAGAPSTLQAPGKCLLYCNGVLEPLYLCPNGTRCASWFQDPTRFTGTLDAFVKIVRHEGTRTLWSGLPATLVMTVPATAVYFTAYDQLKAFLCGQSLTSDLYAPMVAGALARMGTVTVISPLELVRTKLQAQHVSYRELATCVQAAVAQGGWRSLWLGWGPTALRDVPFSALYWFNYELVRSWLNGLRPKDQTSVGVSFVAGGISGMVAATLTLPFDVVKTQRQMALGALEAMRVKPPRVDSTWLLLRRIQAESGTRGLFAGFLPRIIKAAPSCAIMISTYEFGKSFFQRLNQEQPLGR
- the Slc25a39 gene encoding probable mitochondrial glutathione transporter SLC25A39 isoform X3; translated protein: MVSWSPCTCAQMVLAVPPGFRILHDSLVPWVMTVPATAVYFTAYDQLKAFLCGQSLTSDLYAPMVAGALARMGTVTVISPLELVRTKLQAQHVSYRELATCVQAAVAQGGWRSLWLGWGPTALRDVPFSALYWFNYELVRSWLNGLRPKDQTSVGVSFVAGGISGMVAATLTLPFDVVKTQRQMALGALEAMRVKPPRVDSTWLLLRRIQAESGTRGLFAGFLPRIIKAAPSCAIMISTYEFGKSFFQRLNQEQPLGR